Proteins from a genomic interval of Heteronotia binoei isolate CCM8104 ecotype False Entrance Well chromosome 5, APGP_CSIRO_Hbin_v1, whole genome shotgun sequence:
- the LOC132572203 gene encoding zinc finger protein OZF-like, with protein sequence MAFPIEVKQEGDWEASLLGHGKMSEEENRLQGGPKQSELNGVSVAATEGVVLRGAELRELRSSWQKPESCANFRPVTTQSLLRNESSVEASSCGKETGDAQGGENIGQSSIFLKIKPARKKNKTFVCLECRKSFVSNSALSDHQTTHTGEKPHQCTVCGKGFGYKVLLVRHELCHVDEKPYKCLKCGKTFGTSTILSDHVRIHSGEKPYTCIECGRDFVKRHHLLRHEKTHTGEKLYPCSVCDKSFSCRSNLTIHERTHTGEKPYKCSECGKSFSQKSHLGTHKKIHTGEKPHTCSQCGASFCQRYKLLLHERTHTGEKPYRCSECGKRFTQSAHLFVHERIHTGEKPYRCSECGKSFRWEDSLTMHMRNHAGDRPYLCSLCGKTYSKSSHLIRHRETHTREKPQQCTDLNKVHPEAPGGPIQKNPCKKDSPAMHKM encoded by the coding sequence GTCATGGAAAAATGAGTGAGGAGGAGAATCGTCTGCAGGGAGGACCAAAGCAGAGTGAGCTCAATGGGGTGTCAGTTGCTGCAACAGAAGGAGTTGTGTTACGTGGAGCAGAACTTCGTGAACTACGTAGCAGTTGGCAGAAGCCAGAAAGCTGTGCTAATTTTCGTCCAGTCACCACACAATCTCTTTTGAGAAACGAAAGTTCAGTTGAAGCATCCTCCTGTGGGAAAGAAACGGGAGACGCTCAAGGTGGGGAAAATATCGGTCAAAGCTCCATCTTTCTGAAGATCAAGCCAGCccgcaaaaaaaataaaacctttgTATGCCTGGAGTGTAGGAAAAGCTTTGTTTCAAATTCGGCTCTTTCTGACCATCAGACCACCCATACAGGCGAGAAGCCACATCAATGTACAGTTTGTGGGAAGGGCTTTGGATATAAAGTGCTTCTCGTGAGACATGAACTATGCCATGTGGACGAAAAGCCGTATAAATGTTTAAAGTGTGGGAAAACCTTTGGTACCAGTACCATCCTCTCAGACCATGTAAGAATCCATTCAGGAGAGAAACCCTATACTTGCATAGAGTGTGGGAGAGACTTTGTTAAGAGACATCATCTTCTGAGACATGAGAAGacccatacaggagagaaactCTATCCATGCTCAGTGTGTGACAAAAGTTTCAGTTGTAGGTCCAACCTTACAATCCATGAGAGGACTCATACTGGAGAAAAACCATACAAATGCTCcgaatgtgggaaaagcttcagtcaaaAATCACATCTTGGAACTCACAAGAAAATCCACACCGGAGAGAAACCACATACCTGCTCACAGTGTGGGGCCAGTTTCTGTCAAAGATACAAGCTTCTTCTACATGAAAGAAcacatacaggagagaagccttatcgatgctcagaatgtgggaaaagGTTCACTCAGAGTGCTCACCTTTTTGTACATGAAAGaatccacactggagagaaaccgtACAGATGCTcggaatgtgggaaaagctttcgCTGGGAGGACAGTTTGACGATGCAcatgagaaaccatgctggagaCAGACCATACCTCTGTTCACTTTGTGGCAAAACTTACAGTAAGTCATCCCACCTTATACGGCACAGGGAAACCCATACAAGAGAGAAACCACAGCAGTGCACAGACTTGAACAAAGTCCACCCAGAAGCACCAGGAGGTCCTATACAGAAGAATCCGTGCAAGAAAGACAGTCCTGCAATGCACAAAATGTGA